One segment of Yersinia kristensenii DNA contains the following:
- a CDS encoding adenosylcobalamin/alpha-ribazole phosphatase, with amino-acid sequence MRLFLVRHGQTEANLHGVFCGLTDVALTSLGAEQAGNVAGWLAEVEFTHAVSSQLLRARHTADIVLAGHSINASADDQLNEMNFGEWEMRHHHDLQREDPNAWAAWVADWQQASPTGGESFPQFSARIESAVQSLFSIKDNEKNQLVVSHQGVLSLMLARLLAMPAAAMWHFHFEQGAYSVLEIHDGFVTLRAFNSRAVWQPVTRG; translated from the coding sequence ATGCGACTTTTTCTGGTGCGCCATGGGCAAACTGAAGCCAATTTACACGGTGTTTTTTGCGGGCTGACCGACGTGGCGTTAACTTCATTGGGGGCAGAGCAGGCCGGTAATGTCGCGGGTTGGCTGGCGGAGGTCGAGTTTACTCACGCCGTTAGCAGCCAATTGCTGCGCGCCCGCCATACTGCCGATATCGTGCTGGCGGGGCATTCAATCAATGCGAGTGCCGATGACCAATTAAATGAAATGAATTTCGGTGAATGGGAAATGCGCCATCACCATGATTTGCAACGTGAAGATCCTAATGCGTGGGCAGCATGGGTGGCTGATTGGCAGCAGGCCAGCCCCACCGGTGGGGAATCTTTCCCACAGTTTTCAGCCCGTATAGAAAGTGCGGTTCAATCACTTTTTTCAATAAAAGATAATGAAAAAAATCAGTTAGTGGTATCCCATCAAGGGGTATTAAGCCTAATGTTGGCGCGCTTACTGGCGATGCCAGCGGCTGCCATGTGGCATTTTCATTTTGAGCAAGGTGCATACAGCGTGTTGGAAATCCATGATGGATTTGTCACTCTGCGTGCGTTCAATAGCCGGGCTGTTTGGCAGCCTGTAACACGAGGTTAA
- the cobT gene encoding nicotinate-nucleotide--dimethylbenzimidazole phosphoribosyltransferase, with the protein MQTLSSILRTIAPLDSRAMSRAKARLDGLLKPCGSLGRLEQLAIQLAGMRGLYGHQVDRKQIIVMAADHGVFDEGVAISPRAVTMIQALNMVKGVTGVCVLATNAGAEVKIVDVGIDSETLPGVIDMKVARGSGNIAREAAMTRQQAEDLLIASATLTLQQAASGVKVFGVGELGIANTTPAAAMVSVFTDSDPEQVVGIGANFPSEQLHHKVAVVRRAIETNQPDGSDGIDVLAKVGGFDLVGMTGVMLGAAAAGLPVVLDGFLSYASALAACRIEPKVRDYLIPSHLSAEKGAIIALNHLQLEPYLQMSMRLGEGSGAALAMHLVDAACAMYNNMGSLAESNIELPTSAV; encoded by the coding sequence ATGCAAACACTTTCATCAATTTTGCGGACTATTGCACCGCTGGATAGTAGGGCGATGAGCCGAGCAAAAGCGCGGCTGGATGGTTTGCTTAAGCCCTGCGGCAGCTTGGGCCGGTTGGAGCAATTGGCTATCCAATTGGCAGGAATGCGCGGTTTATACGGCCATCAAGTCGACCGCAAGCAAATCATTGTCATGGCGGCCGACCACGGCGTTTTCGATGAGGGGGTGGCTATCTCACCACGGGCCGTGACGATGATTCAGGCATTGAATATGGTGAAAGGCGTAACCGGTGTTTGCGTGTTGGCGACTAACGCGGGTGCGGAAGTGAAGATAGTGGATGTGGGCATCGACAGCGAGACACTCCCCGGTGTGATCGATATGAAAGTGGCGCGAGGCAGTGGCAATATTGCCCGCGAAGCGGCCATGACCCGTCAGCAGGCCGAAGATTTACTGATTGCCAGTGCCACACTGACATTACAACAAGCGGCAAGTGGCGTGAAAGTGTTTGGTGTCGGTGAGCTGGGTATCGCGAATACCACCCCAGCGGCGGCGATGGTTAGTGTATTTACCGACAGTGACCCTGAACAGGTGGTGGGAATTGGGGCTAATTTCCCCAGTGAGCAATTACATCACAAAGTGGCCGTGGTGCGGCGTGCCATTGAAACCAATCAACCGGATGGCAGTGATGGCATTGATGTGTTGGCAAAAGTCGGTGGTTTTGATTTGGTGGGGATGACCGGTGTCATGCTCGGCGCAGCGGCGGCGGGCTTGCCGGTGGTGCTGGATGGTTTTCTCTCTTACGCTTCTGCCTTAGCAGCTTGCCGTATCGAACCCAAAGTGCGTGATTATCTGATTCCGTCCCACTTATCAGCAGAAAAAGGCGCAATTATTGCGTTAAACCATTTGCAGCTGGAACCTTATTTGCAAATGAGTATGCGCTTGGGTGAGGGTAGCGGCGCGGCACTTGCTATGCATTTAGTGGATGCAGCTTGTGCGATGTATAATAATATGGGGTCGTTGGCGGAGAGTAATATTGAATTGCCGACATCGGCGGTTTGA